Within Takifugu rubripes chromosome 20, fTakRub1.2, whole genome shotgun sequence, the genomic segment GATCCACTGAGGGAGCAGATCGAGATCAGGTCAACGTACAGCTGATCCAAATGAAGCAAAGCACAATTAAACTCAGCCAAATTTAGGCAAAACCATGCGAAGCTTGACGGTCTACAGATATACGCTTTAGACCTTCTGGGGGCGTGAGCAACTAGAGAGGCCCCAGATGTTTCCCAAAGTCCAAACGGAGGACGGGAACGTGGCATTTCTGTCTGTGGTCACTGTACAAACCAAAATgctttcatcttcatcacctcggGTTTTGAAAATCTGCTTAAAAATTTAAACCAGCCTAAAGTCCAAGACCAGGACAAAGTACCAGCTGGAATGTTCTCTTTTGGTCTTTGGGACCTGAACACAAATGGTTCTGAGCTGTGTTGGTCTGGACTGGTGTTGGGGTGAATACTGACCAATGAAGACGAAGATCTGGTGGTGAGAATATCTGAGGAGCATGGAGACCGAGAGCGTCTGAAAGACAAGGCAGCAAAGTGAAAACGGCAGCCGAAGGAACATCTGGAGAACTTTCAGTCAAAGGTTCTTCATGCGAGCATCCGCTTTCAGTACGTACGAATATAACCATGATGACAAAGGCAGCCAGGTACGAGGTTCTGGCCATCCACATGCTGACGAAGCGGTAATGTTCTCCAGAGACCACATTTCTTAGGAAGCCTGGAAAAGACACCAAAAGCAGATAAAAGCTTTTTGATCTGGTCCTCGCTCTGGCTGGTGCCATGACCAGGAACCTCTGATTTTAGCAGCATTTATGCtatatttttcatatttttccaAATCCAAACTGTCACAACTCGACTCCTCTACTGCATTTGAACACCTTCGAGGTTAAAACCCAAACAGGGCCCGAGCCAAACCTTTGTTCTCCTCGTTCTCGGCGAGGGCTTTAACGCTGGACATCAGGATGTCATCGTAGCCCAGAAATTCGTCCAGCAGAAAGCGACTGAAGCTGTCGCCGAAACACTCATCCTTCACAGGATCTGAATGCACAGAGAGACGCGTCAGAGCGGCACGGACGCGGTGCCGCAGACACCGGCGCTCGTCTCACCTAGCGTGACCACCATGACGGGGATGTTGAGCCTCTGACGGGTGCTCTGAGACAAGCGCAGGAAGCCGTACTCCAGGGAATATTCCACGATGTATTCCTCATGAGGCCACACTGTCAACAGCAGATGTGATGTTGGAGAAGATCAGAGCGGCGCATCCGTGTGTCAGACGTTAGACAGTCTCAGTCACGCCTGGAGCTATTGGTGAAATATTCTTAAGAGGTTTTATAACAGTTCTGACTCTATGTAGCGGAATACTGCACATTCCAAATGGCTGATTCCAAAAACTTTATTGTGCATAGTGACGGagctcaaaacaaaaacaccaccaaggtgtaaaaaacacatttaaacccaTGAGGTGtctattttcttctgtttgattAAAGCAAAGACAATCACGTCTCATCCACATTGACACATCTACAAAGAAATCTACGTTCCTGGAGAAAATGCACgcgcatgtacacacacacaccattcaaaCGCCACATACAGCAGGATATCATATCAGCAAAACCACACTAAAGGCGAAAAATTTGGGCTTTTTGAAAACTGACCCTCAACTGTCTATAGAATTGAGAAAATACTGGATTAATTTAGTAAATCTAAATATCTCAGATGTCCAGAAGAGCCTCTCCTGGACGAGAAGAGACCAGGCAGTGAAGACCTCCACAAAAGGGATCATTTTAGCTCAGGCACTGAGCGACCGCCTACCTTTTGTGGTCTGAGTAAAGGAGACGTCCCGGCTGTCattaacccccccacctcctctccccgATCCGCCCTCTCGTCCAACATTTTGTCTGAGCGGCGGCTTTAGGCGAGGCTCAAAGTCCAGCTcaaactgcagcagagagacagaaacaagATTATTTCTCACTTTCTCCCTCAGAATTCCGGCTCAGCACCGACGCCTCACCTGCACCGAGCTGTTGTCGAACACTTCCAGGGTCAactcctcctcattctcctcttcatcccatAATGCAGCCAAGCTAATCCCCGCCCCACTACCACCTTCTCCCCCTTCCGGCCCCATCTCCTCCCCGAGCTGCGTGGAGTCGTAGTACTGCATGAAGATGGCAGCTCGGCTTGAGTTCTTCTGGATCTCCACCCGCAGGATCCCGTCACGAGGCCACCGCTCTCTCACTACTTCCAGACAGTTTATGGGCGAGCGAGAGAAGGCGATGTGAATGTAGGCCAGGATGAAGAGAACAAAGAGCGCCTGTGGAGACCAGTGGGAACAGAGTCCAGTTCACAGGGCAAATCCACAAAATGGTCACTAAAACATCCAGCAGGTGTCAGAAATGCTGATGGAGAGAGtttaacacattttcctttcGATGAGTTCTCACCTTGAGCAGGACAAAGAACTCAAAGACTCTCCTGAAGGAAGGTGGAAAGAGGCGGGCATACGTCACAGCCATCTTGAAGAACAAAGCGTGGAAGAGGCGGTCGCGGACATTGATGAGGGGGTTCTGGTTCATGTTGGGGTTTCGGATCCTGTTGGGGCCCATGTTGTTGTTGACTGGAATGTTGTCATTTGCCTGGTTCTCAGACATGATCTCCAGATTAGCTGGCTCAGACTGCACACACTCACGGCTGATTCTAGGTCAGCATGTCTGTTCAGAGGGCAGGAAAATCTGACCTCAGGTcagctggaggtggaccacTGTTAGACAGAATCAGAACCTTCATTAATGACAGTGGCTGATTAAAACCAACAGCCAACATCAGCTTCAACTTAAACAAACAGCTCCGGGAGAAAGAAAATCACCTCAAACaagcattttaatttgtttttaattaccTGTAACATTTGCAACTAAAAGTTTCCCAAGTAATAATAGATTCTATCAAAGGGAGGTGGAGTTTATCTCAGTTGCTGAATTGGACATTTGGCAGTTGGAGCTACAACATTGGTTCAAACAAACACCTCCTGATCTCATCATGATCCTCGTGTAATTCAGTATAACACACAAAAGCTTCATCCCAGAATACGGATCAAACATGGGAACAGCTGGATCCGCCTGGTCAACTAGATTACACGTACAGTTCCAAAATTCATCTGAATGAAGACCAGATCTCTGGATCAAAAGTAACAATAGTAGGCTGAATTTTAAGCCAACCAGACCGAGGGGGATTCAGTCTGCAATAGCAGATCACAAGTGAGCAGGTGAGCCTCAGGACTGGATAATAAAGCGAGGGAAGGTGGCCCTTGGTGCAGATTCCTTTTATTTACAGCACAGCTGCGTATCTCTAACGTGGGGAGCACATGGAACCGGGACTGAAGGTTCGGGGCTCTGTCTGGGATGTTTTGGCAGCCAAAGGGGGACCCGCACAATGACGGTGTCACTGCGCACTCAGAAATCCGATTAACCCCATTGAAGATTACTTTTTACTATGATTTTTGATAGTCTCGATTAATAGTAGCAAATGATTGTAGATGCTCTTTGTGTCTACTGCAAATATGAATAATCTCGTCTACTACAGCTACAAAAACTCTTTCTCTCTACAGTGTGAAAATCTTCAGTCTATTACAATTGTGACAACTATGACTGTGAATAGTCCTGGCGTGAAcgtctaaataaaataattgtcTATTATGAGCAGTAAATACAAACCATATTGGTGACAGTAGCTAGTGCGAGGCCTATGGCTCCGTACGCAAACATTCTTCAGCTAAAGCGGCTTATATCTTTCCTAATGAAGCCGAAGCTAACTAAGTTTAACCGGCAGCTGTCTTACCTGTCGTTTAGTCCACCGGTGTGTTCATGCTAAAGTCTTGGTATTGTTGTTTTCATCAGACAACAAACATTCATAAACGCTGAGCTAGCTGGTTAGCAGCTTGTCGTCGATAATATTGGAAGATTACACCAAAGGGGGGTAGCAATTAACCTTGGTTAAACTGTTAACTAGTTAAACAGCCATTACACGGTCTCTGACGACTAAAATTAAAACAGAACATTCCGTTTCAATTCTTTAGATAAAATCAAGATAGCAAAGGCTAATGCAAACTTAGAGCAATAAGCTACTGTACAGGGCGGAAGTACAACCAAAGCGGAAATAGGGGTCACGTGCCAACAGGGGTTTGGCCGCCTGTTGTCTGTTGACCATACAGTCGTCCAATTACCGCCGTCTACTGGAACATGTTACTGGAACATGCAAATAATAATTCTAACTCCAACAAGCAGTTCGTACAACTTACATGCCTTACAACTACAAGACGCCCAGTTTACAAAAATAAGCAGGAAAGACTACATGCAAATATTTCTCTCTATTTCTCTAACTGGTATTTACtctctataataataataataattattattattaatattcttattattgttattattattagtagcagtagttgtagtagttGTTGTATTAACGGGCTTCTGGACTTTTAGACAGGCATATAAAAAGACAGCTGTGATGCTTTCGAGGTCCTGACATAAGTTGGATATGAATGAAATCAAGAAAGGTGTTCAAGACCTGGATGACTGAAAGTCTACACATTTTAGGGGTTTGTTAATATCACTACTTATctaagacattttaatgttctAAGCCGTGacttattttaaacattaaaatttGCAGTTTTCGAGAGTTTTTGTATGTAGTGTTCGGAAAGCTAATACCGGCTAACAAGCTAACACAACAACAGTGGAAGCACAGAACGAGATTCTGTGATCATATAATAAGCACACGTCTCAAATGTTATATGTAGTTACGTTGCACTTTTGAAGCATATATTCATCTTCCCACAAACTTTGAGAAATTTTTTAAGGTCATTTTTTACTAATATCACAAATTGATATGTTAAAATAGGTGGTTTGTGAACGGGTGTGACGTGAACGATATATAATGGGGTGACTGTATATCATTTAGACTTGAGTTAATATTGTTTTAATTGCAATTAAAGATCTTTGTAATTTTCAGAAACCACTCCATCAATGCACACACTTGCTTATAAAACTTCTCTGTTCACTGTATTCTTAAATCTGTGCAGTATAATAATTGGTGTCTGTAATTTCTTGCTTCTATCTAAGGTGTCATTTTTGACTCCACTTCTGTGGTTTCATCATGGAACTGGcttatgtgtgtgagtgggagAAACGCCCAAAGTGTACACACTGCCCATCCATCCCACTCGTCtgttcctggtcctgcaggAATTTGGTGGCCTTCACCACAGACCTGaagaatgatgatgaagacaaaGGTAAATGGCAGCACGGAGTCACTAATTTCTCCTGTTTCAGGCTGCACTCACACCAGTGCTGGTTGTCCCATACCACGTGCTGTCTCCTCGCCTTTGACACCTCGTTGATGTGTCACATACACGTGGCACAACAGTGTCATTAAAACTGTTTGTGTGCGATTGCAGCAGAGGGGAAATATGGCTCACAGtttaaagagttgttttttttttctattttacttAAATTTCCAGAACAGGTCACCCTCGCATGCATCTAGTTTTGTCAACTGTGAAAGGCGGAGATTCAAGTGGTTCAAAAGTAACGACCACACTTTGTGTGTTGGCTACGTGACTGtgcttgtgtgtatgtgagacCACCTGCACGCCTGGTACCCACACTAGCCAAATAATCAGGACTTTGAGGGGCAAATATGCAAGAGCACAATATGGTTGCCTCCTGTGAGTGAGCCTTCAGTCTGTGTGCAGGAAGTAATTTACCTAAAAGTGATCGATCACCAGAAGAATCTACTAACCTGTgttcttgggtttttttttaattcacaacTGAAATAccacgtctctctctctgtttatgTCTCTCTCAGAAATTAGTCACATGATCCACATCATTGACACTGAGCACCCCTGGGATGTTTACTGCATCAGTTCTGGACACACTGAGGTCATTTCCTGTCTAGAGTGGGACCAGTCCGGTAAGCCTTTTCTAGTTCTGCTGTTTGCCTGTTCTGTTGGTTTGCTGTTGTGTACATTTCTGTCATTCGCATATTTTCTTggatttttctctctttgtgcaGGATCACGACTGTTGTCGGCAGACGGCGATGGCCAGATTAAATGTTGGTCCATGTCAGATCACCTGGTGAACAGCTGGGAGAACATCCTGTTGAGTTCTGTGGACGGAGATCCGATTGTAGCTCTGACCTGGTTGCACAACGGCGTGAAGCTCGCTCTGCATGTAGAGATGGTAATGCTGACTGAACATGCGGCGTCTCACCTGAGTTCACTAGCGGAAGGTGTGACGTCAACAGTCCACTTTGTCTCTCTTCTCATCTGCTTTAGTCTGGCTCTACAAATTTCGGGGAGAAGTTTTCTCGGGTAAAATTCTCGCCATCTTTGACTTTGTTCGGTGGTAAACCCATGGAGGGCTGGCTGGCTGTGACAGTGAGCGGTTTGGTCACTGTGTCACTGCTGAAACCAGGCGGCACTCTGCTAACGGCCAGCGAGAGTCTGTGCCGCCTGCGAGGACGTGTGGCCTTAGCTGATATCGCCTTCACGGGAGGAGGGAACATTGTAGTGGCAGCTTCAGATGGAAGCAGCTCATCCCCGGTCCAGTTCTACAAGGTCAGACCATTGCCTGatcacagctgctgcactgCTTCCGACACCGGACTCACGTGTCTTGTGTATCCAGGTGGTTGTAAGTGTGGTGAATGAGAAATGTCGCATCGACACAGAACTGTTGCCCTCGCTGTTTCTGCGCTGCACCACTGACCCCCTGAGAAGAGACAAGTACCCCGCTGTGACCCACCTCAAGTTTCTCACCAGAGAGAACTCTGAGCAGGTAACTATGACAACCAAGTAGCTCCAGTAGGGGCAGCTGTAGAGCAATAACATGTAAAATGCAGAACAGTCTGAAAGTTTTACTGAACTGTTAGTAGAACTGTAGAGATCCGCGAGAGGGTTCGAGTAGAAGCAGAACCATAACAGAACCTGTGTGTTGTAGGTCCTCCTGTGTGCGTCCAATCAGAATGGCAGCATTGTGGAGTGCTGGTCTCTAAGAAAGGAAGGGCTTCCTGTCAACAATATCTTCCAGCACCGCTCACCAGTTGGTAAGAGCTTGGACTCGCCGGACTGGGTCAAGCTGTGACACGTTGCTGCCTTCAAGTGTTCCATTACACTTTTGTGCAGTTGGGGAGAAGCAGccgaccatcctgaagtggagGATCCTGACAACCACCAGTGATCTGGAACGAGTGTCCGCTGTAGCTCTGCCCAAATTacccatctccatctccaacacCGACCTAAAGGTGGCGACAGACACCAAGTTTTGCCCCGGACTTGGTGAGAACCGCTGCAGTGGTGGAGGGTCAAACAGCTGGGAGTGTTATGGTCCAGATTAAGGACCGGGCTAACAAACAGCCAGTCTGAGGAACCTTCAGGGGCTCGAGGACTGAGTACATCCCAAAATGCACCGTGATTGAGAAACAGTCTGAGCAACACGCTCAGCTAAATAGAGAACACGCGTCTTGACCAAGTTGCACCTCTGTCAGATCGTGCTGCTTTTGAGAATTATGCTTTTTTTCCAGtgcagtgtccagctgtgtgatTATGATGGGATGTTACAGCAGTGATAGTGCAGTCCTGACACCTTGTTTGGATCAATCCTTGTATTGACAGACTGCAGCTGGTTGACTTGTCAGGCATCAGTCAGATGGTTTCTGAGTTGGGGGGGTGTATGAACAATGTCGTCGCTGCATGTTTTGGTACTGACGGCAGATTTTGACCTGTGTTTTTAGGTCTTGCTCTGGCGTTTAACGATGGGAGCATTCAGATCCTTCACCGCCTCTCCCTGCACACTATGGGGGTCTTTTATGGCTCCTCCACTGCCTCAACAGGTCAGCGACCTGGAGACGAATCTGCCATCAAACGACAAAGAACTGGAAGTCCAGCTGTCCACTTCAAGGCTCTGCAGTTCTCTTGGACCTCGCTGGCTCTGGCTGGAATTGACAACCACGGCAAGGTGACATTTTCGTTTGGAATTTTCTACTCAAAAAAACCCTGCAGCACATGATCGAGGTTGAGCCTTTGCTTCATCTTATTGTGTTGTCTTTAGCTTTACATGTTGCGAGTGTCGCCATCTATGGGCCAGGTGCTGGAAATGAATACCACATTACGCCATCTACTGTTTTTGCTGGAGTACTGCATGGTGACGGGTTACGACTGGTGGGACGTTCTTCTACACGTGCAGCCCACCATGGTCCACAATCTAGTGGAGAAGCTGCACGAGGAATACATGAGGCAGAACCTGGCGTTACAACAGGTCAGCAAGGCATGATGGGAAACGGCAGGCTGATCTCTGTAATGCAGTGAAAGGCCAACATCTTTGCAGTGCCCCTCTTTTGAAAGTAAACTAATTTTCAGCCTCTCTCTCATAGTTTTCAGTTAAATAAACTCTCAGACATGAGCTTTGCTTGTTGGAAATATCCAAAAGTTCACTTTATTTGAAGTAGGCTCATCTTAACTGAGCAACATGAACCAGCATAACGCCTCCAGTCAGTACTGATGTACCTACATCCCAGATAATGCTGTTGCCATTATTTATAAGTATCCACATTCTGTGAAATATCTTATtttctccccccaaaaaacaggaaatgtgtcACTTTTACTGAagatttgctgtatttttacaAATAGTCGGACTTGAACTACACTTCCCATGATGCTTAGCCTTTGCTGTCCCCATTGTTGTGTCTGTCTCAGGTTTTGGCCACACGTATTTTGGCTGTGAAGGCATCCCTCTGCAAACTTTCCACGGCAACAGCGGCTCGCGCCTGTGACTTCTACGCCAAGCTGCTGCTCATCGCCATCAGCTCCACTCTAAAGTCTCTGCTGAGACCTCATGTCCTCAACACACCTGACAAGAGTCCAGGTGACCGACTGAGCGAGATCTGTGCTAagaacacagacacaggtgagattcTGGGAGGACATGTCCGATTTGCTCGACGTTATTACGCCAGCTGGGTTCTTGCAGGTTCCCCGTCTGAATCATTCATGGTTGCTTCTTCCCCAGAGATCGATAAGGTGATGATCAATCTAAAGACGGAGGAGTTTGTCTTGGACGGACCCCCGCTTCAGTCCCTGCAGCAGCTTATCCAGTGGGTGGGAGACTTTGTTCTGTACTTGCTGGCCAACCTGCCAAACCAGGCAAGCTATTCTCACACTTAAGTTCTCCAAAAACCTGAGGGGGTTGAGGAACAACTGGGGGAAACACACGAAGAGGCAGCGACGCCTGACGTGTGAAGGGTTTCAGGATaatgtgacacacctgtgttctcctgcgCCACAGGGTTCGATGGTCCGGCCCGGGTTCGGCTTCATGAGAGACGGGGCGTCTCTGGGGATGCTGAGGGAGATGCTGGTGATGATCAGGATCTGGGGTCTGCTCAAGCCCGGCTGCCTGCCCACCTTCACCGCCATGTCAGACAACCAGGACAGCATGCAGCTGCTCTTCAGGCTGCTCACCAAGCTGTGGCTCTGCTGTAAGATGCTGCTCCGCACCCTGCTGCTCCcacatgcacactcactcaccctctGCTCTCGCGCAGCTCGGGAAGATGGACCCCCTCAGGATCCAGACGAGAGTCTGATAGACGAGTGCTGCCTGTTGCCCAGTCAGCTGCTGGTTCCCAGTATGGACTGGCTGCCGGTTAATGACGGCATCATCGGcaagctgcagggaaaacaccCGCTCAGGCTGCAGTTTGGCAAGGCTTCGTCTTTGTCAGGAGGAGGCGCCACAGCCCCGTTGGAGCTCTTCAACAGGTAATTGGAATTTGCACCCGGAATCAGCTCAGGTGAACCAAAcctcagaggtgtgtgtgtgtgtgtgtgtgtgtgtgtgtgtgtgtgtgtgtgtaggagtcCTGGCTCTCAGAAGATGGATAACCTGCGTTGTGTTCATATGGGGGTGTGTCCCACGGAGGAGAGCAAAGCCTGCACCAGGTGAGTCCACAGGAGCTGCTCAGCTGTGGGCTGTTGGTTTATTACTTCCCGCTTCATTGAGTGTAGGAGTCACATGACTTTGGCAGGTGTTGATGatgtggtgcgttcaggtgcgGCTGCGTGACGATGCTCCGTTctccaaacaaaacaaatgccaTGAAACAGTGGGAGCAGCGCTGGATCAAAAACTGTCTGTGTGGAGGACTGTGGAGGCGGATTCCTCCAACAGTCGCCTGAAGGCATCGCCGCAACAGTCGCCTGAAGGCATCGCTCCAACAGTCGCCTGAAGGCATCGCCACAACTGTCACCTGAAGGCATCGCTGTAACAGTCGCCTGAAGGCATCGCTGCAACAGTCGCCTGAAGGCATCGCTGTAACAGTCGCCTGAAGCCATCGCTGTAACAGTCGCCTGAAGGCATCGCTGCAACAGTCACCTGAAGGCATCGCTGCAACAGTCACCTGAAGGCATCGCTGCAACAGTCACCTGAAGGCATCGCTGCAACAGTCACCTGAAGGCATCGCTGCAACAGTCGCCTGAAGGCATCACTGCAACAGTCGCCTGAAGGCATCACTGCAACAGTCGCCTGAAGGCATCACTGCAACAGTCACCTGAAGGCATCACATTCCAGAGACAGTTTAGCACCTGATGCCAGTCCTGAGTGTGGTTCATGTGTGACAATTAAGGTTTTACTGTATTTTTCCTGTATTTCAGTTTGTAATAAAACTATAAACAAGCCATAACTTTGGTGGTTTTTGACAGAACCCATTTGATGCTGATGCTAGGTAACCTCCTGAATCACCACATCCAGCACCGATCGACAAATCAAGCCACAAACGTCCGTCGGGGCGCGCTCGCTGTCACCAACAGGCGGCGCTTTGACAGTTCGTTATAATCTATAGATTCAGCATCTGGATGCCTTTTGTAGGTACAGGGACGTTATCCTATAGATGCCATACGTGTAGGTGCAGGGAGGTTATCCTATAGATGTCATACATACATTCAGAAGCCTGCTGCTGCGTCAGCGACATTACCGTACTGCAGAGATTATTGGCGCACTGAAAAGGAAAAGCGGCTGATTTGAGAGGGGCGCTGCCGAGACCGCAGTGCGCCCGCGATGTGTCTGGCAGGACGAAGCTTCATCCCGAACTAACGGAACCAGAACACGAAGTAGCAGTGGGCCGCTCCATTCGGTGGACTTTGTTTAGTGGGGACAGGCCCGCTGCTGGAGGAGCCTGAAAACCGGACAGGAATCAGAGCGCGTGCACGACCGTCCGCACACACCTGCATCCAGCAGATCCACTGCAGGTCTGATTCAGCTTCGCTTTTATGGAGCGGAACCGGAGCCCCTGTGCTCTATAGGTCGGTATAAGGTCGGTGACGTGTTTTTCTCCGCATCATATGGCCATACTGACTTTTAATTTGTGCACGCttcagttgccatggtgacagagAAAGGCGATCGGGTCGGAACTTTCGAGCTCCATCAGTGTTTTGATGTCCTTCCAACTTTTCGTGGCCGAAATGTTCAGCTTCCTAAATGGAAGATTAAATGTGAAGATTTGAGTTTTGGGGGTGTCGGGGCAACTATTTATCATAAATATGTGCAAATTAATGTAGCTACCTGCGCGTGCgcttgcatgtgtgcgcgtgcgtgcacaGGAACCAGtcaggatgatgatgatcagcTCCTCAAAGATGATGAAGAGCGAACCTTCTGAGCACAGCCTGACTCTGCTGCCATGTTTTTATTTCGTGGAGGTGAGATGATAATAAACCAAGTTTAAATCCACCTAAAATGTGTCAgtgcttcagtgtgtgtgtgtgtgtgtgtgcgtgtgtgtgcagcttcCCATCGTTGCCTCTTCGATGGTATCTCTGTACTTCCTGGAGCTGACGGACCTCCTCCAACCGGCTCAGGTTGGTTTTCGTTGCCACGACAGGGAACTCAGTCTTCCGTatgtggatggaggagaggagctgatcccgctgctgatgctgctgagctTAGCGTtctctggacctgctgctgctgtaacacgcacacacacacgcacacacaca encodes:
- the med16 gene encoding mediator of RNA polymerase II transcription subunit 16; amino-acid sequence: MELAYVCEWEKRPKCTHCPSIPLVCSWSCRNLVAFTTDLKNDDEDKEISHMIHIIDTEHPWDVYCISSGHTEVISCLEWDQSGSRLLSADGDGQIKCWSMSDHLVNSWENILLSSVDGDPIVALTWLHNGVKLALHVEMSGSTNFGEKFSRVKFSPSLTLFGGKPMEGWLAVTVSGLVTVSLLKPGGTLLTASESLCRLRGRVALADIAFTGGGNIVVAASDGSSSSPVQFYKVVVSVVNEKCRIDTELLPSLFLRCTTDPLRRDKYPAVTHLKFLTRENSEQVLLCASNQNGSIVECWSLRKEGLPVNNIFQHRSPVVGEKQPTILKWRILTTTSDLERVSAVALPKLPISISNTDLKVATDTKFCPGLGLALAFNDGSIQILHRLSLHTMGVFYGSSTASTGQRPGDESAIKRQRTGSPAVHFKALQFSWTSLALAGIDNHGKLYMLRVSPSMGQVLEMNTTLRHLLFLLEYCMVTGYDWWDVLLHVQPTMVHNLVEKLHEEYMRQNLALQQVLATRILAVKASLCKLSTATAARACDFYAKLLLIAISSTLKSLLRPHVLNTPDKSPGDRLSEICAKNTDTEIDKVMINLKTEEFVLDGPPLQSLQQLIQWVGDFVLYLLANLPNQGSMVRPGFGFMRDGASLGMLREMLVMIRIWGLLKPGCLPTFTAMSDNQDSMQLLFRLLTKLWLCSREDGPPQDPDESLIDECCLLPSQLLVPSMDWLPVNDGIIGKLQGKHPLRLQFGKASSLSGGGATAPLELFNRSPGSQKMDNLRCVHMGVCPTEESKACTRCGCVTMLRSPNKTNAMKQWEQRWIKNCLCGGLWRRIPPTVA
- the tmem259 gene encoding membralin, whose protein sequence is MSENQANDNIPVNNNMGPNRIRNPNMNQNPLINVRDRLFHALFFKMAVTYARLFPPSFRRVFEFFVLLKALFVLFILAYIHIAFSRSPINCLEVVRERWPRDGILRVEIQKNSSRAAIFMQYYDSTQLGEEMGPEGGEGGSGAGISLAALWDEEENEEELTLEVFDNSSVQFELDFEPRLKPPLRQNVGREGGSGRGGGGVNDSRDVSFTQTTKVWPHEEYIVEYSLEYGFLRLSQSTRQRLNIPVMVVTLDPVKDECFGDSFSRFLLDEFLGYDDILMSSVKALAENEENKGFLRNVVSGEHYRFVSMWMARTSYLAAFVIMVIFTLSVSMLLRYSHHQIFVFIVDLLQMLEMNMTIAFPAAPLLTVILALVGMEAIMSEFFNDTTTAFYIILIVWLADQYDAICCHTNTSKRHWLRFFYLYHFAFYAYHYRFNGQYSSLALVTSWLFIQHSMIYFFHHYELPAILQQIRIQEMLLQNQQAGQANQTALQDNLNNNHSAAVAPPPGTGPASSSQPRAQTDPLPAASPGAPPEGGEMRSELNWVAQTAAIIAEALSNQQAPSDSPEEVSGGPGAAEVSGGAGNEPNDVASAAGNCHPISGLPSEEAGLLHTHCPPSQSSPTELDSTAGEQNSAL